In one Corynebacterium bovis DSM 20582 = CIP 54.80 genomic region, the following are encoded:
- a CDS encoding metallophosphoesterase produces MGAGAVAGAATVAAAVAETSRFTLHEVTVPVLPPGTLRDRASFRVLHLSDLHMIPWQRRKQQWVSDLDRLEPDLVVNTGDNLSDVGGVPGVLAALGPLLARPGVFVFGSNDYWAPRLPNPFGYLWGRKNPPGSVELPWRGMRAAFIEHGWEDATHRRVEFVAGGVRLAVAGVDDPHHDLDDYATVAGHPNEDADLALGLSHAPEPRILDRFAADGYQLVLSGHTHGGQLCLPGQRAIVTNCGIDRSRASGLSRWTERMWLHVSTGLGNSKFVPVRTFCRPSATLLHVVERPAR; encoded by the coding sequence CTGGGGGCCGGCGCGGTCGCGGGGGCGGCCACCGTCGCCGCCGCCGTCGCCGAGACCTCCCGGTTCACCCTCCACGAGGTCACCGTGCCGGTCCTTCCCCCCGGGACCCTCCGCGACCGGGCGTCGTTCCGGGTCCTCCACCTCTCGGACCTGCACATGATCCCCTGGCAGCGGCGCAAGCAGCAGTGGGTCTCGGACCTCGACCGGCTGGAGCCGGACCTCGTCGTGAACACCGGCGACAACCTCAGCGACGTCGGGGGCGTGCCCGGCGTGCTCGCCGCCCTGGGGCCGCTGCTCGCCCGGCCGGGGGTCTTCGTCTTCGGCAGCAACGACTACTGGGCGCCCCGCCTCCCCAACCCGTTCGGCTACCTGTGGGGGCGGAAGAACCCGCCGGGGTCCGTGGAGCTGCCGTGGCGGGGGATGCGCGCGGCGTTCATCGAGCACGGCTGGGAGGACGCGACGCACCGCCGGGTGGAGTTCGTCGCCGGTGGGGTGCGGCTCGCCGTCGCGGGGGTCGACGACCCCCACCACGATCTCGACGACTACGCGACGGTCGCCGGCCACCCCAACGAGGACGCGGACCTGGCGCTCGGCCTGTCCCACGCCCCCGAGCCGCGGATCCTCGACCGGTTCGCCGCGGACGGCTACCAGCTGGTCCTGTCCGGTCACACGCACGGCGGGCAGCTGTGTCTGCCGGGCCAGCGGGCGATCGTGACGAACTGCGGGATCGACCGGTCGCGGGCGTCCGGGCTGTCCCGGTGGACGGAGCGGATGTGGCTGCACGTGAGCACGGGGCTGGGGAACTCGAAGTTCGTCCCGGTGCGGACGTTCTGCCGCCCGTCGGCGACGCTGCTGCACGTGGTGGAGCGGCCGGCGCGGTGA
- a CDS encoding DUF4040 family protein, which produces MSLFTVPAVAALALLLVPLLVRILDRQAGWPLAVVYLGLGGYVGSHARGILDGTPVTASVTWVDGLVPGLDGGLSLALRLDALSLFFTLLALVIGAVVFVYSTQYLHVGRKILSFYLFMATFMTSILLLVLADDVTVLFFAWETVSLCSFFLIARSGSSGEAGSVRTLILTFAGGLLLLAAVGVMVAATGTTSLTGIIHSDVWAREPGTTTLVAVLVALAGFSKAAQFPFHAWLPEAMAADTPVSAFLHAAAVVKAGVYVLIRFSGMFHGTAVWHVMLVGVGMTTAVAAAVFALQKTDLKKLTAYSTVSQLGWIVATIGIGTPFAITAAILHTAAHAMFKSSLFMLIGVVDHATGTRDIRRLGPLWNRMPFTFAAAVLSAASMAGIPPLLGFVSKEGMLDAFLDAPFTDPWVVVLLVAATGGAVATFLYSARYVFGAFIDGRRDMSHVHEASPLFWVPAALPGVLSLPAVFWLSRYDAPLDAVAAVVTGEDAHSHLGLWHGVTVPVLVTAVVVVLGVVGVTQRHRISRWSEGRKLFPVSGAQLIALVVTLAARWGRLVSRPAASMAPSRHVVWILGSVIALGMFSLLGPGRLQGLADLPPRMSGIDDPTDLIALVIVALSVGAVVSTRSRLASIVLSGIAGVGVSWLMLTLGAPDVALTQLLVEFLVVVVMMLVVRHQPRLYLREGENRAKFATVLATIVGLVTFVGVWLLTGRHGKPPLADWYLDNAPEISSGNNVVNTILVEFRAFDTLGELTVLGMTGIVIAAVVASVPRSPLPGYGPGSTAELFRAEGSTRFPDVHKVPELAPFYSKYLRSTHLNSIPTRALMPYLLPVLGLVSFTVFMRGHNAPGGGFIAALVASGALFTWYLGAPRNRTIGGRDLGYRLIGGGVVLAMVTGLAGYAGGGFLTPLHGHIGSMHVTTSMVFDLGVYLSVIGMVIVVVNQLGGRERPGRGGGPAARTGGADDRAAQAVPAPTTAGRGATPRRHSPIPALAGATAVSAGGGASRPDAGGAADGDAGEASVVTPGGRSGEASVVTSDRGTDGDAAAASGTGTGSDDDSGTPDPDDEDLGVTSDLPPAERSILSRPLDDDVNDSDGEGEGEGDGDRDGGTADTTDAVDGTATDDTDKNTAAAAATDTATDTAEETDE; this is translated from the coding sequence GTGAGCCTGTTCACCGTCCCTGCCGTCGCGGCGCTGGCCCTCCTGCTCGTCCCGCTGCTCGTCCGGATCCTCGACCGGCAGGCGGGCTGGCCCCTCGCGGTGGTGTACCTGGGGTTGGGGGGCTACGTCGGCTCCCACGCCCGGGGCATCCTCGACGGCACGCCGGTGACCGCGTCGGTGACGTGGGTCGACGGCCTCGTCCCCGGGCTCGACGGCGGACTGTCCCTCGCCCTCCGGCTGGACGCCCTGTCGCTGTTCTTCACCCTCCTCGCGCTCGTCATCGGCGCGGTCGTGTTCGTGTACTCCACGCAGTACCTGCACGTGGGGCGGAAGATCCTCAGCTTCTACCTGTTCATGGCGACGTTCATGACGTCGATCCTCCTCCTCGTCCTCGCCGACGACGTGACGGTGCTGTTCTTCGCCTGGGAGACGGTGTCCCTGTGCTCGTTCTTCCTCATCGCCCGCTCCGGGTCGAGCGGCGAGGCCGGGTCGGTCCGGACCCTCATCCTCACCTTCGCCGGGGGGCTGCTGCTCCTCGCGGCCGTCGGGGTCATGGTCGCGGCGACGGGGACGACGTCGCTGACGGGCATCATCCACAGCGACGTGTGGGCCCGCGAGCCGGGGACGACGACGCTGGTCGCGGTGCTCGTCGCCCTCGCCGGGTTCTCGAAGGCCGCCCAGTTCCCCTTCCACGCCTGGCTGCCCGAGGCGATGGCCGCGGACACCCCGGTCTCCGCGTTCCTCCACGCGGCGGCGGTCGTCAAGGCGGGCGTGTACGTGCTCATCCGGTTCTCGGGCATGTTCCACGGCACCGCCGTGTGGCACGTCATGCTCGTCGGGGTGGGGATGACGACGGCCGTCGCGGCGGCGGTCTTCGCGCTGCAGAAGACGGACCTCAAGAAGCTCACGGCGTACTCGACGGTCTCGCAGCTCGGCTGGATCGTCGCCACGATCGGCATCGGCACCCCGTTCGCGATCACCGCGGCGATCCTCCACACCGCCGCGCACGCGATGTTCAAGAGCTCGCTGTTCATGCTCATCGGCGTCGTCGACCACGCCACCGGCACCCGTGACATCCGTCGTCTCGGCCCGCTGTGGAACCGGATGCCCTTCACGTTCGCCGCCGCGGTCCTGTCCGCGGCGTCGATGGCCGGCATTCCCCCGCTGCTCGGGTTCGTGTCGAAGGAGGGGATGCTCGACGCCTTCCTCGACGCCCCGTTCACCGACCCGTGGGTCGTCGTCCTCCTCGTCGCGGCGACGGGCGGCGCGGTCGCGACGTTCCTCTACTCCGCCCGCTACGTCTTCGGCGCGTTCATCGACGGCCGCCGCGACATGAGCCACGTCCACGAGGCCTCCCCCCTGTTCTGGGTCCCGGCCGCGCTGCCGGGTGTCCTGTCCCTGCCGGCGGTGTTCTGGCTCTCCCGGTACGACGCCCCCCTCGATGCGGTGGCCGCGGTCGTCACGGGCGAGGACGCCCACAGTCACCTCGGGCTCTGGCACGGCGTGACCGTCCCGGTGCTCGTCACGGCGGTCGTCGTCGTCCTCGGCGTCGTCGGTGTCACGCAGCGGCACCGGATCTCGCGGTGGTCCGAGGGGCGGAAGCTCTTCCCGGTGAGCGGGGCGCAGCTCATCGCGCTCGTCGTCACCCTCGCCGCGCGGTGGGGGCGGCTCGTCAGCCGGCCCGCCGCGTCGATGGCCCCGAGCCGGCACGTGGTGTGGATCCTCGGGTCCGTCATCGCCCTGGGCATGTTCTCGCTGCTCGGGCCGGGCCGCCTGCAGGGGCTCGCGGACCTGCCGCCGCGGATGTCGGGGATCGACGACCCGACGGACCTCATCGCGCTCGTCATCGTCGCGCTGAGTGTCGGCGCGGTCGTGTCGACGCGGTCGCGGCTGGCGTCGATCGTGCTCTCCGGTATCGCCGGCGTCGGGGTCTCGTGGCTCATGCTGACGCTCGGCGCGCCCGACGTCGCGCTGACGCAGCTCCTCGTCGAGTTCCTCGTCGTCGTCGTCATGATGCTCGTCGTGCGGCACCAGCCGCGGCTCTACCTGCGGGAGGGGGAGAACCGGGCGAAGTTCGCGACGGTCCTCGCCACGATCGTCGGCCTCGTCACCTTCGTCGGGGTGTGGCTGCTCACCGGGCGGCACGGCAAGCCCCCGCTCGCGGACTGGTACCTCGACAACGCCCCGGAGATCTCCTCGGGCAACAACGTCGTGAACACCATCCTCGTCGAGTTCCGTGCCTTCGACACCCTCGGCGAGCTCACCGTCCTCGGGATGACCGGCATCGTCATCGCCGCGGTCGTCGCGTCCGTCCCGCGCTCGCCGCTGCCCGGCTACGGCCCGGGGTCGACGGCGGAGCTGTTCCGCGCGGAAGGGTCGACGCGCTTCCCGGACGTCCACAAGGTCCCGGAGCTCGCGCCGTTCTACTCCAAGTACCTGCGCAGCACCCACCTCAACTCCATCCCCACCCGGGCGCTCATGCCGTACCTGCTGCCGGTCCTGGGCCTCGTGTCCTTCACCGTGTTCATGCGCGGGCACAACGCCCCGGGCGGCGGGTTCATCGCCGCGCTCGTCGCCTCGGGTGCGCTGTTCACCTGGTACCTCGGCGCGCCGCGCAACCGCACCATCGGGGGCCGCGACCTCGGCTACCGGCTCATCGGCGGGGGCGTCGTCCTCGCGATGGTCACCGGGCTCGCCGGGTACGCCGGGGGCGGGTTCCTCACCCCGCTCCACGGGCACATCGGGTCGATGCACGTCACGACGTCGATGGTCTTCGACCTCGGCGTGTACCTGTCGGTCATCGGCATGGTCATCGTCGTCGTCAACCAGCTCGGCGGGCGGGAACGCCCCGGCCGGGGCGGCGGTCCGGCGGCCCGCACCGGCGGCGCCGACGACCGCGCGGCCCAGGCCGTCCCCGCGCCGACGACCGCCGGCCGGGGCGCGACGCCGCGCCGGCACTCGCCGATCCCCGCGCTCGCCGGGGCGACGGCCGTCTCCGCCGGCGGCGGCGCGTCCCGGCCGGACGCCGGCGGGGCCGCGGACGGTGACGCCGGTGAGGCGTCCGTCGTGACCCCCGGGGGCCGGTCCGGTGAGGCGTCCGTCGTGACCTCCGACCGGGGCACCGACGGCGACGCGGCCGCGGCCTCCGGGACGGGGACCGGGTCCGACGACGACTCCGGGACCCCCGACCCCGACGACGAGGACCTCGGCGTGACCTCCGACCTCCCCCCGGCGGAACGGTCGATCCTCAGCCGCCCCCTCGACGACGACGTCAACGACAGCGACGGCGAGGGCGAGGGTGAGGGCGACGGCGACCGGGACGGCGGCACGGCCGACACGACCGACGCCGTCGACGGCACGGCCACGGACGACACGGACAAAAACACAGCCGCAGCCGCAGCCACAGACACAGCCACAGACACCGCCGAGGAGACCGACGAATGA
- a CDS encoding GDSL-type esterase/lipase family protein yields MSRHHRTSGRHRAAPTARRALGSLLALGTLAGAAAAAAVAPSASAAPGNVVVLGDSLAANPNLVDYLSGKITPLPGGRLDGVGCGSDQRFANAVGAGSGLPAENYTCAGASFRTGGLHVTDQADRAAAQGALTGDTREVVIFAGANDTYPYATFTPNPMPVPQIRENLRVAIRDTVNHVRSLAPNAEIKITGYPRMTNDNRDVCLLNVIPGAPVQDKIFRTGEFEDAIQWAQIDGARDAGARFIDVKPLSWDHGMCSNDRWMAGLIDTTSGPRNLPLHMTDAGLDAVGRFVGEA; encoded by the coding sequence ATGTCTCGCCATCACCGCACCTCCGGCCGTCACCGCGCGGCCCCGACGGCCCGCCGGGCCCTCGGCTCACTCCTGGCCCTCGGCACGCTCGCCGGTGCCGCCGCCGCAGCGGCCGTCGCCCCGTCGGCGTCCGCGGCCCCGGGCAACGTCGTCGTCCTCGGCGACTCGCTCGCCGCGAACCCCAACCTCGTCGACTACCTCAGCGGCAAGATCACCCCGCTGCCCGGTGGCCGGCTCGACGGCGTCGGCTGCGGCTCCGACCAGCGCTTCGCCAACGCCGTCGGCGCAGGCAGCGGACTGCCCGCCGAGAACTACACGTGCGCCGGCGCCTCCTTCCGCACGGGCGGCCTGCACGTCACCGACCAGGCCGACCGCGCCGCCGCACAGGGCGCGCTGACCGGCGACACCCGCGAGGTCGTCATCTTCGCCGGGGCGAACGACACGTACCCCTACGCGACCTTCACCCCCAACCCGATGCCCGTGCCGCAGATCCGCGAGAACCTCCGCGTCGCCATCCGTGACACGGTCAACCACGTCCGCAGCCTCGCGCCGAACGCCGAGATCAAGATCACCGGCTACCCGCGCATGACCAACGACAACCGGGACGTCTGCCTGCTCAACGTCATCCCGGGGGCCCCGGTGCAGGACAAGATCTTCCGCACCGGCGAGTTCGAGGACGCGATCCAGTGGGCCCAGATCGACGGCGCCCGCGACGCCGGCGCCCGCTTCATCGACGTCAAGCCGCTGAGCTGGGACCACGGCATGTGCTCGAACGACCGGTGGATGGCCGGGCTCATCGACACGACGAGCGGCCCGCGCAACCTGCCGCTCCACATGACCGACGCCGGGCTCGACGCCGTCGGCCGGTTCGTCGGCGAGGCCTGA
- a CDS encoding cation:proton antiporter subunit C, whose translation MIIAAVIAILVAGGTYLIMQRGMVRLVIGMTLISHGTNLILLAAGVGAWREEPLADRATAAEAADPLPQAFVLTAIVISMAATALMLTLAALGRDDDTSAAEDPEKARKSFRSLQTMGRSAHHITKDSPEAARRRQREENY comes from the coding sequence ATGATCATCGCAGCCGTCATCGCCATCCTCGTCGCGGGAGGCACGTACCTCATCATGCAGCGCGGCATGGTCCGCCTCGTCATCGGCATGACCCTCATCAGCCACGGGACGAACCTCATCCTCCTCGCCGCCGGCGTCGGCGCGTGGCGGGAGGAACCCCTCGCCGACCGGGCGACCGCCGCCGAGGCCGCGGACCCCCTCCCCCAGGCGTTCGTCCTCACCGCCATCGTCATCAGCATGGCGGCCACGGCCCTCATGCTCACCCTCGCCGCGCTCGGGCGCGACGACGACACGAGCGCCGCCGAGGACCCGGAGAAGGCCCGCAAGAGCTTCCGCTCCCTCCAGACCATGGGCCGGTCGGCCCACCACATCACGAAGGACTCCCCCGAGGCCGCCCGACGTCGACAGCGTGAGGAGAACTACTGA
- a CDS encoding aldo/keto reductase produces MTDRRTIPTTTSTAGPAAGGPDLPVLGFGTYRLRGDDGARAVADALDLGYTLLDSAYNYENEGTVGEGIRRSGVDRDRVTVTSKLPGRYQEHDDALVTVQESLYRTGLDHIDLYLIHWPNPSRGHAVEAFGALLEARERGLVRHVGVCNFLPEHLDALEQATGELPVVNQIELHPFFPQVEALEYHRSRGIVTQAWSPLGRGAVLDAAPVTAAAEAHGATPGQVVLAWHRAVGSVAIPKASSRERQRENLGSLDVELTADEIAAVTALGRPDGRLKGQDPAVYEEF; encoded by the coding sequence ATGACCGACCGACGCACGATTCCCACGACCACATCCACAGCCGGTCCCGCGGCCGGGGGCCCGGACCTCCCCGTCCTCGGGTTCGGCACGTACCGGCTCCGGGGGGACGACGGCGCGCGTGCCGTCGCCGACGCCCTCGACCTCGGGTACACCCTGCTGGACTCCGCGTACAACTACGAGAACGAGGGGACCGTCGGGGAGGGGATCCGCCGGTCGGGGGTCGACCGCGACCGGGTCACCGTCACCAGCAAGCTCCCGGGGCGCTACCAGGAGCACGACGACGCCCTGGTCACGGTGCAGGAGAGCCTGTACCGGACCGGTCTCGACCACATCGACCTCTACCTCATCCACTGGCCGAACCCGTCCCGGGGGCACGCCGTCGAGGCGTTCGGGGCGCTGCTCGAGGCCCGGGAGCGGGGGCTGGTCCGGCACGTCGGGGTGTGCAACTTCCTCCCCGAGCACCTGGACGCCCTCGAGCAGGCCACGGGGGAGCTGCCCGTCGTCAACCAGATCGAGCTCCACCCCTTCTTCCCCCAGGTGGAGGCCCTGGAGTACCACCGCAGCCGCGGGATCGTCACGCAGGCGTGGAGTCCCCTCGGGCGCGGGGCGGTGCTCGACGCCGCGCCGGTGACGGCGGCGGCGGAGGCCCACGGGGCGACCCCGGGGCAGGTCGTGCTCGCGTGGCACCGGGCGGTGGGGTCGGTGGCGATCCCGAAGGCGTCGTCGCGCGAGCGGCAGCGGGAGAACCTCGGGTCGCTGGACGTCGAGCTCACGGCCGACGAGATCGCGGCCGTCACCGCCCTCGGGCGGCCCGACGGCCGGCTCAAGGGGCAGGACCCGGCGGTCTACGAGGAGTTCTGA